The sequence GTTTACAAACGGTGCAACTCTGCTTGTACTTTTAGTATCGTCAATTGAAATTGCATATACTTTAAGGCCGGTTTCTTCTTGCCAATCTATATAGTTTTCATCAATGGCAATGAGTTCTTTAATACATGGTTTGCACCATGTTGCCCAAAAGCTTATAAAGACGGGACCGTCATTTGAAATATCGCCGGTGTTAAAAGTTTCTCCTGTTAATGTTTTAATATCAATTGAAGGTAAATTATTTGAATCTTTTTGTGAGAAAATAATTCCAGACAATAATAGATTTAATGATAATACTAATGCAATTTTCTTCATTTGTTTGATTT comes from Bacteroidales bacterium and encodes:
- a CDS encoding TlpA family protein disulfide reductase; amino-acid sequence: MKKIALVLSLNLLLSGIIFSQKDSNNLPSIDIKTLTGETFNTGDISNDGPVFISFWATWCKPCIKELIAIDENYIDWQEETGLKVYAISIDDTKSTSRVAPFVNGRAWEFEVLLDVNSDFKRAMNVINVPHSFILDKDGNVVWQHTSYSPGDEDEIYKVIKKLAAGKEINH